DNA from Quercus lobata isolate SW786 chromosome 1, ValleyOak3.0 Primary Assembly, whole genome shotgun sequence:
aaatgagaacattCTACTAGCATCACCTCACAGAGCGAAATGTATATCTATGGGTGTACAATTAATGGAACTCTAATATCTCTGTTTctaattttcttatattctgatttcatttctttattttgccAAATCTGAAGAACTATAAGCATGGGAATCTGGCTTATGTAGCACACTTAGATTACATAGCATATAACATATATAGCACACTTACagatttttttgaagaaaaatataaattagaaCTGGTGCCATCTATAAATTTATAGGCCAGAACCCAAAATTTAGTTTGATGGTACAAGATTGAAAGGCTTGTGTTCTTAGAAATCAAGGCCTAATGCAGCAATTGATGTAGGTCAgaatcttctttttcctctgcATGGCAATACAAATAGAATGATCAGAAAGAAGAATGTGAGGTTGCATCAGTACCATGATTTTATTGTTGccaattaaagtctcaaacttATGAAACAGTTTCAATTTGAATCCTCTGTCCATCTCTActattcatttttgttattgtgcATTAATGAGCAGAGGaaatgggaaaatattttattattctttgtaTTTCACCAAGTAACCAGTTTCAATTTTCTGGCAATTATTTACACACTAAGCGAAACTTTGTCTCTCTAAATATAGCCTTCtctttttaccatttttgttcGGTAGTTGCCAAATTGATTTATGAACAACCTTAGATGAAACACAGAGTTTAATCAATTATTTCCTACATTCCTTTGCTCCATTATTGCTTAGATTAACGGAGATGAGTAATGGTATAAATTCTGGATCATTTTATGtcattttcacaatttatttgcTTTGTGAGGGCATACTCTACCAATGTAATTATCCATGTGCTTTGACCATATGGACCAAAACAAGGTGAgtatcatattttcattttgggaTGTGAGTATGGTATTTGCCCAAGTAAGAAAACATATTCCCTTTGCAATGAGTGAtagtgaaaaagaaagactaaatAACAATCATTCTATAATTACCTATGTGGAAAAGAAAGATCATTCTATAACTTTGATTCAGTAAAATGGAGACTCACCATAACCGGATCATCCTGATGATGATCATGATTAGCATTAATgagctctctttcattttcaaGGTTTGATCTCAAGTCACTCAAGTCTGTCTTCAGATGCTTTCTATTAGCTCGAGCTTGAGAAAATACCACCGAATAGTTGGGAGAAACTGGGGCCTTTTTATCCCATCCTCCAAATTCAGGAACAGTCACAGACAACCAGCCATTCTTCTGCAAATGGAGAATATCTAAATAGTCAATATATCTTATATAGGAAAGAAACTCATATGAGCAACAAGGCTATCAATGAGCATCATGTTGATATTGCAATTACAAagcaatttcttctttaaaaacaAGGAGCAAGATCAAGTGCAATAACTCATGGTTGAGattgagagttaaaaaaaaaaactttcaattgcaattattgaataaaaaaagtgagaaaaggtTAAAAAGTGAAAGTAGTAAAAACAATATGTGAGTGGAGAGGGGTAATTGTACCATGTGAGTTTTGCCCTCGATCTCAATCCTAAAACAATTTGTATGTCATCTTGAGATTGCATTGGTCAACATCCCCTTGGTCAACGCACGTTGACCAATACATattgtaattataaaaaaatttcttctaacattaaaataaaaaaaaaaaaaaaaaaaaaaaacttctttaaaaaacaatttGTATGCCATCTTGAGATTGTATTGGTCTTAAGAGAACTTTTACTACCTGATCAAGAAGAATTGGTCCTCAATTGCTAAATATTgtttgtcaaaataaaattacattgtAACAAACATAAATACAACATTGAGcaaaaataagaaacaattcAGATACAAATAGTCATAGTGACAATATGACATTGAATAGGAAACTGGCTTAATGAagacaaaatttacaaaagtaGGATTGGTACACATTTAGGTGAATTAGGAGATTGTTTCTTAATCAGTGAAGACTTAAAAGTTAGAAGATTGTTTTCAATACTGAGCACCACACCTACTTTGGTGTGGTGGTAAAGATCATACCCACCACCATcttccctccctccctccctccctccctccctttACATTCATAAAAATGAAgacaaaaagaagataaaaatagCAATTTAAAATGCAACTCATTTTGTAACTCTTGTTGTATTGCTAAAACAATTAAATGTGGTTCGACAACCGCTTCATGAAGATGAAGAGGCATGTTACTAGTCAGAGCAAGTGGGGCTTAAATAGTCTTATGTACAGCTTGGCCAGAGCTTAGAAGTTTGgattttagcttttatgtactattttttaaaattttactttttcttaccttttcaaaatacaaatatattttaatacactttcagcaaaaagttaaATAAGCTGTTAGTAAGTGTGGATGAAGGATTTGAGCTCAAATTCTATGGGTAATGTCACCAAGATACAATGTTGCTTACTATGTATATTTTCTTGTAAATCCTAaatatttacccaaaaatagCATTTTTGTGTCCGCAtgccaaaattttcaaaaagaaaagaagagatgAAAACATGTTTATATGCTTTGATTTACCAATACCTTTCTTTCTTCAGATTAATAAGTAGGCATTTTGTTTCAATCTTAGAGCAAATAAAATGGAATACAACGTTCATCtcatgcagagagagagagagagagagatgattttcattttaatgaatTGCCTGCCTGAAAATGGGTGTCATCACAGAAATTGAAGATGAAAATGGCAGGAAACCCCTTAAAATGgggttaaagtaaaaaaaatgatctgaaaattaaaaaaaaaaaaaaaatggcatgttTACATTACATGAGAAGGctttatcaatattttgtaGTGGTGTAAATGGATTTGACATGAAAAGCATCACACTTACATGAATACACACTGATTTAACAACAAGAAACACCACCTtgacaacaagaaaaaaattataacacagattttaattttaatagacACGATTTCAGAGAGAATATGTATAGAGTATAAAATAATGAACGTGTGATAATCATTATTCTTTAAGATGATCAAAAGAGCCTTCGATGCGAATATTGCCAAAATATGCTACAACAAGCAAGAGACACAAACTAGCCTAAtagatcattaaaaaaagaaaaaaaagaaaaa
Protein-coding regions in this window:
- the LOC115981323 gene encoding uncharacterized protein LOC115981323 — encoded protein: MSDRKEKNGWLSVTVPEFGGWDKKAPVSPNYSVVFSQARANRKHLKTDLSDLRSNLENERELINANHDHHQDDPVMRKKKILTYINCCIRP